The Pseudomonadota bacterium sequence AATGATCGAGATCGAGAATCGCCATGCACACGGCGCGATCGTCGCGCTGCGCGCGCTGAATCTTGCGCGTAAACATGACCTGCATCCAGTAACGATTGTGCAGATCGGTCAGCGCGTCGGTGATGGCATTGCGTCTAAATTGTTCGATGATGTCGCTGCGACTCACAATGTGATCGTTGTCAAAACGGATGCGACTGGACAAGATTTCCAGCAAATTGCGGGCAACGCCATGTGAACCGCCGATCAGCGCCCACACGGTGTCCGTATCCATCGCCAACAACGTACACGGTTCGTGTGCCTCGACGTAGGCCGATGGTGGGGCGTCTTCGATGATTGCCATCTCGCCAATGCACTGACCTTTTTCCAACACGGTAAGCGGTGTGTCGATGGTCTCTTCGAGCCGCACCGCGACGGCGCCATCGAGGATGATATACAGATGACGATCGCAGGATGACGGATCGATCACACGCGTGCCTTGGGCGAGTGTGCGTATTTGACAGTGTTCAAGATGCACACCGATGGCTTCGGGTCCAACGCCACGAAACAACGCCGCATGCGTGAGCGCCTGGTCAATATCGCGGGCGTCGGCGGCGCGCCACTCCGAACCTGTTGGCGGCATTACGAGTCGATCAGGAGGCGTTTTCGCGCCTCATCGAGACCGGCTTTATCGTCCGGAGTTAGGGTAGGGTAGGCGAGCGGCATTGTTTCCAGTGTCGACAATAATATTTCGGCGACCCGGGCGCGCATGCATTTTTTGTTGTCGGCAGGAATGGCGTACCACGGTGCCCACGGTCGCGAGGTGGCGTTGAGCGCCTGCTCGTAGGCCGCCATGTATGCCGGCCAATGCGCGCTCTCATCCAGATCTGCGTGAGAGAACTTCCAGTTCTTTTCCTGCGTGTCGATGCGGCTTAGAAAGCGGCGATGCTGCTCTTCTTGCGACACATTAAGCCAAAATTTGAGGATCACGGTGCCATTACGTGACAAGTGTTTTTCATGATCTCGGATAGACTCATACCGGTCTTCCCATATCGTCTCTGGCACATGCGGCAGTCTTTGGTAGCCAAGGATCTCAGGATGCACCTTAACCACCAACACTTCTTCGTAATAGCTGCGATTAAAAATACCGATGCGGCCGCGTTCCGGTAGGTTGATGGCCGAGCGCCACAGAAAGTCATGGTCCAGCTCGAGCTTGGAAGGCTTTTTAAAGGAAAATACCTGACAGCCCGTCGGATCAATGCCGGTCATGACCGCGCGGATGGTGCTGTCTTTACCGGCTGCATCCATCGCCTGGAAAACCAGGAGTAGCGAGAATTTGTCCTGAGCCAGTAGTTTGCGCTGTAGCTTACTGATGCGTTTAATGCTCTTGCGCAAGCTCGTTTTGGCGTCCGCGTCGCATCGGTCATCCAGTGTGGGTCGCTCGTCGAGACGAAACGTGCCGTCAAACGGCACCAGAAAATTGTTTTTTATCGGCTCAATCATGCTCTCTCCTCATGGGTATTGTGCCCATTCCCCTGATGCTGTGCCAGCGCCCAATGAATGTGCTCACGTACCACTTCATCGGGAAAGTCAATGCGCGCTTGCAGCGCGCGAACAGTCTCGGGTGTGGTTGGCGCATTGCCAAGCGCCACCGAGAGATTGCGCAACCAG is a genomic window containing:
- a CDS encoding GGDEF domain-containing protein codes for the protein MPPTGSEWRAADARDIDQALTHAALFRGVGPEAIGVHLEHCQIRTLAQGTRVIDPSSCDRHLYIILDGAVAVRLEETIDTPLTVLEKGQCIGEMAIIEDAPPSAYVEAHEPCTLLAMDTDTVWALIGGSHGVARNLLEILSSRIRFDNDHIVSRSDIIEQFRRNAITDALTDLHNRYWMQVMFTRKIQRAQRDDRAVCMAILDLDHFKQFNDTFGHQKGDALLQTVAGAIRDLFRPTDLVARFGGDEFAVLLPDTSLKNAEQVGQRVRDGIMRRIDRVHPAGHAVTVSIGMSELLAKDTLETLIQRADEALYRAKRLGRNRVSV
- a CDS encoding PPK2 family polyphosphate kinase: MIEPIKNNFLVPFDGTFRLDERPTLDDRCDADAKTSLRKSIKRISKLQRKLLAQDKFSLLLVFQAMDAAGKDSTIRAVMTGIDPTGCQVFSFKKPSKLELDHDFLWRSAINLPERGRIGIFNRSYYEEVLVVKVHPEILGYQRLPHVPETIWEDRYESIRDHEKHLSRNGTVILKFWLNVSQEEQHRRFLSRIDTQEKNWKFSHADLDESAHWPAYMAAYEQALNATSRPWAPWYAIPADNKKCMRARVAEILLSTLETMPLAYPTLTPDDKAGLDEARKRLLIDS